Proteins encoded within one genomic window of Acidobacteriota bacterium:
- a CDS encoding ribonuclease HII gives MSPPSPSPARRRALRAGAAALRKAGYRLIAGADEAGAGPLAGPLVAAAVILPAGARLPGVDDSKRLDPARRERWSMRIRQSAVSWAVAEVSAAEIDRIGPLQAAIEGMTRAVGALDPAPDFLLTDARSLPRVGVPQRAVIRGDGRHLVIAAASILAKHHRDTLMIELDRRYPGYGFARHKGYPSAGHLEALARLGPCPVHRRSYAPVRRCLPEQAKLFP, from the coding sequence ATGAGCCCGCCCTCTCCCAGCCCGGCCCGCCGCCGCGCCCTGCGCGCCGGGGCGGCGGCGTTGCGGAAGGCGGGCTATCGCCTGATCGCCGGGGCCGACGAGGCCGGGGCCGGTCCCCTGGCCGGGCCCCTGGTGGCCGCCGCGGTGATCCTGCCCGCCGGCGCACGGCTGCCTGGCGTGGACGACTCCAAGCGCCTCGATCCCGCTCGCCGGGAGCGCTGGTCGATGCGGATTCGGCAGTCGGCGGTGAGCTGGGCGGTCGCGGAAGTCAGCGCCGCGGAGATCGATCGTATCGGCCCGCTTCAGGCCGCCATCGAAGGCATGACCCGGGCGGTGGGCGCCCTCGATCCGGCCCCGGACTTTCTGCTCACCGACGCCCGCTCTCTGCCCCGGGTCGGGGTGCCGCAGCGCGCTGTGATACGCGGTGATGGACGCCACCTGGTAATCGCCGCGGCCAGCATTCTGGCCAAGCATCACCGGGACACCCTGATGATCGAGCTGGACCGCCGATACCCCGGTTACGGCTTCGCCCGGCACAAGGGCTACCCCAGTGCGGGCCACCTCGAGGCTCTCGCCCGCCTCGGTCCCTGTCCCGTCCATCGGCGGAGCTACGCCCCGGTGCGACGATGCCTGCCGGAGCAGGCGAAGCTCTTTCCATGA
- a CDS encoding phosphatidylglycerophosphatase A, whose protein sequence is MSLVRRTVATALGVGLVPFAPGTFGSLATLPLVLLLWWSGRPLLFLPAVLAVTALGLWSTRRAEQDFGTPDPGAVVIDEVAGMLLAAAALPAGWLSLSMAFVAFRLFDVAKPWPVGRVERWPGAWGIMADDLLAGAMAQVTVRLLLWALERLG, encoded by the coding sequence ATGAGCCTGGTCCGCCGCACGGTGGCCACCGCCCTGGGAGTCGGACTCGTACCTTTCGCTCCGGGCACCTTCGGGAGTTTGGCGACCCTGCCCCTGGTGCTGCTGCTGTGGTGGAGCGGCCGCCCCCTGCTCTTCCTGCCCGCCGTGCTGGCGGTCACGGCCCTGGGGCTCTGGTCGACCCGCCGGGCCGAACAGGACTTCGGCACGCCGGATCCCGGCGCGGTGGTGATCGACGAGGTCGCCGGCATGCTGCTGGCCGCGGCGGCGTTGCCCGCCGGGTGGCTTTCGCTGTCGATGGCCTTCGTCGCCTTCCGCCTCTTCGACGTGGCCAAGCCCTGGCCCGTGGGCCGCGTGGAGCGCTGGCCGGGAGCCTGGGGCATCATGGCGGACGACCTGCTGGCCGGCGCCATGGCCCAGGTCACCGTACGGCTGCTGCTCTGGGCCCTGGAGAGGCTGGGATGA
- the tmk gene encoding dTMP kinase: MSDGRGWFITLEGIEGAGKTTQTEWLVRALRAAGRQVVATREPGGRGPVAETLRALLKEPAVWKELGLAEIYLYAAARAHHLESLVLPALDEGRDVICDRYLDSTRAYQGFGRGRPRRLIEDLHALPPLDLRPDCTLLLDLPPRVGLARARERGEDGPAGYDDESLAFFERVRDGFRHIAEDEPSRVRMVDADASPLEVHTRIVGALTDLVPGLEPAAGGWP; encoded by the coding sequence ATGAGCGACGGTCGGGGATGGTTCATCACCCTCGAGGGCATCGAGGGGGCCGGCAAGACGACCCAGACCGAATGGCTGGTCCGGGCCCTGCGCGCCGCCGGCCGGCAGGTGGTCGCCACCCGCGAGCCGGGCGGCCGCGGTCCCGTGGCCGAGACCCTGCGCGCCCTGCTCAAGGAGCCCGCCGTGTGGAAGGAACTGGGCCTGGCCGAGATCTACCTCTACGCCGCCGCCCGGGCCCACCACCTGGAGTCGCTCGTCCTGCCGGCCCTCGACGAGGGGCGCGACGTGATCTGCGACCGCTATCTCGACTCCACCCGGGCCTACCAGGGTTTCGGTCGCGGCCGACCCCGGCGACTGATCGAAGATCTCCACGCACTGCCGCCCCTCGACCTGCGGCCCGATTGCACCCTGCTGCTGGATCTCCCGCCCCGCGTCGGGCTGGCCCGCGCCCGGGAGCGGGGTGAGGACGGCCCCGCGGGCTACGACGACGAGAGCCTCGCCTTTTTCGAGCGCGTCCGCGATGGCTTCCGGCACATCGCCGAAGACGAGCCCAGCCGGGTGCGGATGGTCGACGCCGACGCCTCGCCGCTGGAGGTCCATACCCGGATCGTGGGCGCCCTGACCGACCTGGTGCCCGGCCTCGAGCCCGCCGCCGGGGGCTGGCCATGA
- a CDS encoding TIGR04282 family arsenosugar biosynthesis glycosyltransferase gives MNEVLAVFCRWPEPGKVKTRLIPALGAEGAAAFQRRCIERVVELCRGLRRPGLVTQLWITPDSAVAEVPGDLAGDFTVHPQGEGDLGARMARAVVRARARGARRVVVIGTDCPALDRAVIDAALDGLRRFDAVINEAEDGGYCLIGLARAIPSVFQDIAWGTEAVAAQTLERLEAAGAATLRLPPLGDVDRPEDLHEVRRRWPRLLDGV, from the coding sequence ATGAACGAGGTCCTCGCGGTCTTCTGCCGCTGGCCCGAACCGGGGAAGGTCAAGACTCGACTGATTCCCGCACTCGGCGCGGAAGGCGCGGCGGCGTTTCAGCGTCGCTGCATCGAGCGGGTCGTCGAACTCTGCCGCGGCCTGCGCCGGCCCGGCCTGGTCACGCAGCTCTGGATCACGCCGGATTCGGCGGTGGCAGAGGTTCCCGGCGACCTTGCCGGCGACTTTACGGTGCACCCCCAGGGCGAGGGGGACCTGGGGGCGCGGATGGCGCGTGCGGTGGTCCGGGCCCGGGCCCGGGGCGCCCGCCGCGTCGTCGTGATCGGTACCGACTGTCCGGCTCTCGATCGCGCCGTCATCGACGCCGCCCTGGACGGGCTGCGCCGCTTCGACGCCGTCATCAACGAAGCGGAAGACGGGGGCTACTGCCTGATCGGTCTGGCCCGGGCGATTCCGTCGGTCTTCCAGGACATCGCCTGGGGCACCGAAGCGGTCGCCGCCCAGACCCTCGAGCGGCTGGAAGCCGCCGGTGCCGCGACCTTGCGCCTGCCGCCCCTGGGGGATGTCGATCGCCCCGAGGATCTGCACGAGGTCCGGCGACGCTGGCCCCGACTGCTCGATGGCGTCTGA
- the ribF gene encoding riboflavin biosynthesis protein RibF, whose product MKVIRKLDELHLAARGGIVATIGNFDGLHLGHQAIMARVTSRAADLSLASAVVTFHPHPLRVLRPERAPRLMLTGAQKQALVEQAGIDVLVVLPFHRRLADMPAEAFVEQVLVRGLAIRELYVGPDFRFGRDRAGDVDLLARLGKSHGFLARGVEPVLDEGRRISASGIRRLLADGHVAQAGRLLGRPFTLVGTIVHGEGRGTTLLVPTANLAPENQFLPARGVYITRTRWGGRSRLGVTNVGIRPTFGFRRIVVETFLVDFEGDLYGQRVELELLERLREERKFGSAAELRAQIQRDIEAFKAWREENGAS is encoded by the coding sequence ATGAAGGTCATCCGCAAGCTGGACGAACTCCACCTCGCTGCGCGGGGCGGGATCGTGGCGACCATCGGCAACTTCGATGGACTCCACCTGGGCCACCAGGCGATCATGGCCCGGGTGACATCGCGGGCGGCCGACCTCTCCCTGGCCTCGGCGGTGGTGACCTTCCACCCCCATCCTCTGCGGGTGCTGCGCCCCGAGCGCGCCCCCCGGCTGATGCTCACCGGGGCCCAGAAACAGGCGCTGGTGGAGCAGGCCGGCATCGACGTGCTGGTGGTGCTGCCCTTCCACCGGCGGCTGGCGGACATGCCCGCGGAAGCCTTTGTCGAGCAGGTGCTGGTACGGGGCCTTGCAATCAGGGAACTCTACGTCGGTCCCGACTTCCGTTTCGGGCGCGACCGGGCGGGAGACGTGGACCTGCTGGCGCGCCTGGGTAAAAGCCACGGCTTTCTGGCCCGGGGCGTCGAACCGGTGCTCGACGAGGGTCGGCGCATCTCGGCTTCCGGTATTCGCCGGCTGCTGGCCGATGGTCACGTGGCGCAGGCCGGCCGCCTGCTGGGCCGTCCCTTCACCCTGGTCGGCACCATCGTTCACGGCGAAGGGCGGGGCACCACGCTGCTGGTGCCCACCGCCAACCTGGCTCCCGAGAATCAGTTCCTGCCCGCCCGGGGGGTGTACATCACGCGCACCCGTTGGGGGGGGCGCAGCCGGCTCGGCGTGACCAACGTCGGTATCCGGCCGACTTTCGGTTTTCGGCGGATCGTGGTGGAGACTTTCCTGGTGGATTTCGAGGGAGATCTCTACGGCCAGCGGGTGGAACTGGAGTTGCTCGAACGGCTGCGCGAGGAGCGTAAGTTCGGTTCGGCGGCGGAACTGCGTGCGCAGATCCAGCGGGACATCGAGGCCTTCAAGGCCTGGCGCGAGGAAAACGGCGCGTCATGA
- a CDS encoding NAD(P)H-hydrate dehydratase, with translation MEVLDARRMAQADRITIDEVGIPGLVLMENAGRLVAEEVAERVDPPGPALVVCGRGNNGGDGYVVARHLARLGYQVQVVALGGSGSALRGDAAAMARAWRGLGGAVETVGSARTLSRLAPLFEGAAVVVDALFGTGLSRPLEGPAAALVEAINSCPAPVVAVDLPSGLDASSPDVPEVVVEATLTVTFARPKPAQLLPPAEMVCGEVVVVDIGIPAQVVLRTRPDLHWMGAEDAALLLPEREPADHKGRFGHVLVVGGSRGKAGAAALAGWGALRAGAGLVTVAAPEPVRPEVAALAPELMTASLPAGREGTLARDAHRQVLDRLGKCTVLAVGPGLGAGPVVSTEARRLVRSSPLPVVLDADGLGAFVGRHVKTLARHRAPLVITPHPGEAGRLLGSSSAAVQADRLGAARALASMADAVCVLKGHRTLTVSPGGTAIINATGNPGMASGGMGDLLTGIIAALLAQGLEAMEAAALGAYLHGLAADLSLDRGEAPASLVATTVARALPAALRQIGGDPA, from the coding sequence ATGGAAGTGCTCGACGCCCGCCGCATGGCCCAGGCCGATCGGATCACCATCGACGAGGTGGGGATCCCCGGCCTGGTGCTGATGGAAAACGCCGGCCGACTCGTCGCCGAGGAGGTGGCCGAGCGCGTCGACCCTCCGGGCCCGGCGCTGGTGGTCTGCGGGCGTGGCAACAACGGCGGCGACGGCTACGTGGTCGCGCGCCATCTGGCCCGTCTCGGCTACCAGGTCCAGGTGGTGGCCCTCGGCGGGAGCGGGTCCGCGCTGCGCGGAGACGCGGCGGCGATGGCCCGCGCCTGGCGGGGGCTCGGAGGAGCCGTGGAGACGGTGGGCTCGGCCCGGACCCTCTCGCGGCTCGCCCCCCTCTTCGAGGGGGCGGCGGTTGTGGTCGATGCCCTTTTCGGCACGGGTTTGAGCCGCCCCCTCGAGGGTCCGGCCGCGGCGCTGGTGGAGGCCATCAACTCCTGCCCGGCGCCGGTGGTGGCGGTGGATCTTCCCTCGGGCCTCGATGCCTCCAGCCCGGATGTGCCGGAGGTGGTGGTGGAGGCCACCCTGACCGTCACCTTCGCCCGTCCCAAGCCCGCGCAGCTCCTTCCGCCCGCCGAGATGGTCTGTGGAGAGGTGGTCGTGGTGGACATCGGCATTCCGGCCCAGGTGGTCCTGCGGACCCGTCCCGACCTGCACTGGATGGGTGCGGAGGACGCCGCGCTGCTGCTGCCCGAGCGGGAGCCGGCCGATCACAAGGGCCGCTTCGGCCACGTGCTGGTGGTGGGAGGCAGCCGGGGCAAGGCCGGCGCGGCGGCTCTGGCCGGCTGGGGCGCCCTGCGGGCCGGGGCGGGGCTGGTCACGGTGGCCGCTCCCGAACCCGTACGACCGGAGGTGGCGGCCCTGGCTCCCGAGTTGATGACGGCCTCCCTGCCCGCGGGGCGGGAGGGCACCCTCGCCCGCGACGCCCACCGGCAGGTACTCGACCGGCTCGGGAAGTGCACGGTGCTGGCCGTCGGCCCCGGCCTCGGTGCGGGGCCCGTCGTCTCCACCGAGGCACGCCGGCTGGTGCGCTCGAGTCCCTTGCCCGTGGTCCTCGATGCCGACGGCCTGGGAGCCTTCGTCGGGCGCCATGTCAAAACGCTGGCCCGGCACCGGGCCCCGCTGGTGATCACACCCCACCCCGGTGAGGCGGGCCGGCTCCTGGGCAGCAGCTCGGCGGCCGTGCAGGCCGATCGCCTGGGTGCCGCGCGGGCTCTGGCCTCCATGGCCGATGCGGTGTGCGTGCTCAAGGGCCATCGCACCCTGACCGTGTCACCGGGGGGCACGGCCATCATCAATGCCACGGGCAACCCGGGCATGGCCAGTGGAGGCATGGGCGACCTGCTGACCGGCATCATCGCCGCCCTGCTCGCCCAGGGGCTCGAAGCCATGGAGGCCGCCGCTCTCGGGGCCTATCTCCATGGTCTCGCCGCCGACCTGAGCCTCGACCGGGGCGAGGCGCCGGCCAGCCTGGTGGCGACCACCGTCGCCCGCGCGTTGCCGGCGGCCCTGCGGCAGATCGGCGGAGACCCGGCGTGA
- a CDS encoding DUF3467 domain-containing protein produces the protein MGQENKGKPTARSVNISISEQAHKGVYANKVIVAHSADEFILDFVADFPPGPQIVSRVITAPAHARALLATLRENLERFERQHGPIRRRSGPGTPPADA, from the coding sequence ATGGGTCAGGAGAACAAGGGCAAGCCCACCGCTCGCTCGGTCAACATCAGTATCTCCGAGCAGGCGCACAAGGGCGTCTACGCCAACAAGGTGATCGTGGCTCACAGCGCCGACGAGTTCATCCTCGACTTCGTCGCCGATTTTCCGCCGGGTCCCCAGATCGTCTCCCGGGTGATCACCGCCCCGGCCCACGCCCGCGCCCTGCTGGCCACCCTCCGGGAAAACCTGGAGCGTTTCGAGCGGCAGCACGGTCCGATCCGTCGGCGTTCAGGTCCCGGCACGCCCCCCGCCGACGCCTGA
- a CDS encoding TRAM domain-containing protein, translating to MNEAGEGSGSLPGRTIELQIVDFNVEGAGVGRWEGRVVFVPGVVIGERVRVRVVAERRRRLDAVPLEVIEPSARRRPASCAQQGRCGGCPLMVVDEETGLDWKVQHLARQLRRLAGVDLPIDPVVASPSPLEYRSRVRLALARRGGRWRAGYRPRGRGAAVVAVDRCHLLAPGGWEVVESLLARMDERHPASGEGPTHLELRGSLAAGRWLAVWHSTPAAAPQLRRASRRALAAGEPLAGAAQVDGAGRGKGRVVWQEGRCELTERIGGVEFPLGIQGFVQVNPAAAGKLYRLAGRALRDEAGEAPRSLLDLYCGAGLIALHGAGPASRVVGVELDPAGARAARRAARDQGFADADFLTGDAEAAAAGLADAGKRFEALAVNPPRAGIGKSIPALARRLGVRRVVMVSCHPATAARDLARFADFGYRAVAVAAVDMFPQTPHLEVVVTLESEPRG from the coding sequence TTGAACGAAGCAGGCGAAGGATCAGGCTCGCTTCCCGGCCGCACGATCGAGCTGCAGATCGTCGATTTCAACGTCGAGGGCGCCGGGGTGGGGCGCTGGGAGGGGCGGGTGGTCTTCGTCCCCGGGGTGGTGATCGGTGAGCGTGTGCGCGTCCGCGTGGTCGCGGAACGCCGCCGCCGACTGGACGCGGTGCCGCTGGAGGTGATCGAGCCCTCGGCCCGGCGCCGGCCCGCATCCTGCGCGCAGCAGGGCCGGTGCGGCGGCTGTCCCCTGATGGTGGTGGACGAGGAGACAGGCCTGGACTGGAAGGTCCAGCACCTGGCCCGGCAACTTCGCCGACTGGCGGGGGTCGACCTGCCCATCGACCCGGTGGTGGCGAGCCCCTCGCCGCTGGAATACCGCAGCCGGGTACGCCTGGCCCTGGCCCGCCGGGGCGGCCGCTGGCGGGCCGGCTACCGACCCCGCGGACGCGGCGCCGCCGTGGTGGCCGTAGACCGTTGCCACCTGCTGGCCCCGGGGGGGTGGGAGGTGGTCGAGAGCCTGCTGGCCCGGATGGACGAACGGCATCCGGCTTCCGGGGAAGGGCCGACCCATCTCGAGCTGCGGGGTTCGCTGGCCGCCGGACGCTGGCTGGCCGTCTGGCACTCGACCCCGGCGGCCGCGCCGCAGTTGCGCCGGGCGTCCCGCAGGGCGCTCGCCGCCGGCGAGCCCCTGGCCGGTGCCGCCCAGGTCGACGGGGCGGGCCGGGGCAAGGGGCGCGTGGTGTGGCAGGAAGGGCGGTGCGAGCTGACCGAACGCATCGGCGGGGTGGAGTTCCCCCTCGGCATCCAGGGGTTCGTGCAGGTCAACCCGGCAGCAGCGGGGAAGCTCTACCGCCTGGCGGGCCGGGCCCTTCGCGACGAGGCGGGAGAAGCCCCCCGCTCCTTGCTCGACCTGTACTGCGGGGCGGGCCTGATCGCCCTCCACGGGGCGGGGCCGGCGAGCCGGGTGGTGGGCGTGGAGCTCGACCCCGCCGGGGCGCGGGCCGCACGACGTGCAGCCAGGGACCAAGGGTTTGCCGACGCCGACTTTCTCACCGGCGACGCCGAGGCCGCCGCCGCCGGGCTGGCCGACGCCGGAAAGCGCTTCGAGGCGCTGGCGGTCAATCCTCCGCGGGCCGGAATCGGAAAGTCGATCCCGGCCCTCGCTCGGCGATTGGGAGTGCGGCGGGTGGTGATGGTCTCCTGCCACCCGGCGACGGCCGCTCGGGACCTGGCCCGCTTCGCCGACTTCGGTTACCGGGCGGTGGCCGTCGCCGCGGTGGACATGTTCCCCCAAACGCCCCACCTGGAAGTGGTGGTCACCCTGGAAAGCGAGCCTCGGGGATGA
- a CDS encoding aminotransferase class V-fold PLP-dependent enzyme → MTVGTAPTWLLDPQVTFLNHGSFGSCPRQVLDHQAAIREQLEREPVLFLARELPGRLAAARLRLGRFVGARADDLAFVTNASAAVGAVLASIPWRTGDGILLVDHAYNACLQAARLMARRHGLTLQIARIPFPVEDPSRVTEAILDAATPATRLALIDHVTSPTGLVLPIGEIVEELAARGIETLVDGAHGPGMLDLDLDRLGAAWYTGNCHKWICAPKGAAFLHVRQDLQAVTRPLTISHGAAETPAGGRRFRAEFDWMGTRDPSAWLAVPFAIDFFENAVDGGWPAIRRANRDLALAGRRLLLDALGTAAPAPASMIGSLASIPLPPGSGAAAEGRWDPLQDRLWHAHRVEVPVFSWPDPPRRLLRLSAQLYNRLEQYRYLAEVLIRELAREP, encoded by the coding sequence ATGACAGTCGGCACGGCACCCACCTGGCTGCTCGATCCCCAGGTCACCTTCCTCAACCATGGCTCCTTCGGCTCGTGCCCCCGACAGGTCCTCGATCACCAGGCGGCGATCCGCGAGCAACTCGAGCGGGAGCCCGTGCTCTTCCTCGCGCGAGAGCTTCCCGGGCGCCTGGCCGCAGCGCGCCTTCGGCTGGGTCGATTCGTGGGTGCCCGGGCCGACGACCTGGCCTTCGTCACCAACGCCAGCGCGGCGGTGGGTGCGGTGCTCGCTTCGATCCCATGGCGCACCGGTGACGGCATTCTGCTCGTCGACCACGCCTACAACGCTTGCCTGCAAGCGGCCCGGCTGATGGCCCGACGCCATGGCCTGACCCTGCAGATCGCGCGTATCCCCTTTCCCGTCGAAGATCCGTCGCGGGTCACGGAGGCGATTCTCGACGCCGCCACGCCGGCCACCCGTCTGGCCCTGATCGACCACGTCACCTCTCCGACGGGCCTGGTCCTGCCGATCGGGGAGATCGTCGAAGAACTGGCCGCCCGGGGCATCGAGACCCTGGTGGACGGCGCCCACGGGCCGGGCATGCTGGACCTGGATCTCGACCGCCTGGGGGCCGCCTGGTACACGGGTAACTGCCACAAGTGGATCTGCGCCCCCAAGGGCGCGGCGTTCCTGCACGTGCGGCAGGATCTGCAGGCTGTCACCCGGCCGTTGACCATCTCCCACGGCGCCGCCGAGACACCCGCCGGAGGCCGCCGTTTCCGCGCCGAGTTCGACTGGATGGGAACCCGCGATCCCAGCGCCTGGCTGGCGGTTCCTTTCGCCATCGACTTCTTCGAGAACGCGGTCGACGGGGGCTGGCCGGCGATTCGCCGCGCCAACCGGGACTTGGCCCTGGCGGGCCGGCGGCTGCTGCTCGATGCCCTGGGGACGGCCGCCCCCGCCCCCGCATCGATGATCGGCTCGCTGGCCTCGATCCCCCTGCCGCCGGGATCCGGTGCCGCCGCCGAGGGGCGCTGGGATCCCCTCCAAGACCGGCTCTGGCACGCGCACCGTGTCGAGGTGCCGGTCTTCTCCTGGCCCGATCCTCCCCGGCGCCTGCTGCGCCTGTCGGCCCAGCTCTACAACCGGCTCGAGCAGTATCGGTACCTGGCCGAGGTCCTGATCCGGGAACTGGCTCGAGAGCCTTGA
- the rimO gene encoding 30S ribosomal protein S12 methylthiotransferase RimO has protein sequence MSSRPTDPHKGRRVALVSLGCPKNQVDSELILGRLAAEGAEFVEDPESADILVVNTCSFIDKARAESVETLLEAAEWKSRRRGRHVIAAGCLVQRSGDELAANLPEIDGFVGLDQIRRVSEVARQPGRAEGRLPVAGTAARELYAAAEPRLRLSPPWTAYVKIAEGCDQQCAFCAIPTFRGKMRSRSVDDLLEEIVALAADGVQEVNLVAQDSSSYGRDLGMDDGLARLLEAIDGCEAAPAWVRLHYLYPGRLSGRLVDALAGCRRLVRYIDLPLQHAHRDVLRRMRRPGNADSYLRQVEELRRALPGAALRSAFIVGFPGESEAEFRALVDFVEQLAPDSAGVFTYSHEENTTAHGLDDDVPEELKNERREIIEELCSSLSHQRGERRRGERLTVLCEGPAEDQPEHGAGRWEGQAPEVDGRVVIEGGAAWPAGTFLEVEITGAAPWELWARPVAGTGEA, from the coding sequence GTGAGTTCCCGCCCGACAGACCCCCACAAGGGCCGCCGGGTGGCGCTGGTCAGCCTGGGGTGTCCCAAGAACCAGGTGGACAGCGAGTTGATCCTCGGACGCCTGGCCGCCGAAGGTGCGGAGTTCGTCGAGGATCCGGAGTCGGCCGACATCCTGGTGGTCAACACCTGCTCGTTCATCGACAAGGCCCGGGCGGAGTCCGTCGAGACCCTCCTCGAAGCCGCCGAGTGGAAATCCCGCCGCCGGGGGCGGCATGTGATCGCCGCCGGCTGCCTGGTCCAGCGTTCCGGCGACGAACTGGCCGCGAACCTGCCCGAGATCGACGGCTTCGTCGGCCTGGACCAGATTCGGCGGGTGAGCGAGGTGGCGCGGCAGCCGGGTCGCGCTGAGGGCCGCTTGCCGGTTGCGGGGACCGCCGCCCGGGAGCTCTACGCCGCCGCCGAGCCGCGATTGCGGCTCTCTCCGCCCTGGACGGCCTACGTCAAGATCGCCGAGGGATGCGATCAGCAATGCGCGTTCTGCGCGATCCCCACCTTTCGGGGCAAGATGCGTTCGCGGTCCGTGGACGACCTGCTCGAGGAAATCGTCGCGCTGGCCGCCGACGGCGTACAGGAAGTCAACCTGGTGGCCCAGGACTCCTCCTCCTACGGTCGCGACCTGGGAATGGACGACGGCCTGGCCCGCTTGCTCGAGGCGATCGACGGCTGCGAGGCCGCCCCGGCCTGGGTACGGCTCCACTACCTCTACCCCGGTCGCCTCTCCGGACGCCTGGTCGACGCCCTGGCCGGTTGCCGGCGCCTCGTGCGCTACATCGATCTGCCCCTGCAGCACGCCCATCGGGACGTGCTGCGCCGGATGCGCCGTCCCGGAAACGCCGACAGCTACCTGCGGCAGGTGGAGGAACTGCGACGCGCCCTGCCCGGCGCCGCCCTGCGGTCGGCCTTCATCGTGGGCTTTCCCGGAGAGAGCGAAGCGGAGTTCCGCGCCCTGGTCGATTTCGTCGAGCAACTGGCCCCGGACAGCGCGGGGGTCTTCACCTACTCTCACGAGGAGAACACCACCGCCCACGGTCTCGACGACGACGTCCCCGAAGAACTCAAGAACGAGCGGCGGGAGATCATCGAAGAACTCTGCTCGTCTCTCAGCCACCAGCGAGGCGAGCGTCGGCGGGGAGAACGCCTGACCGTGCTCTGCGAGGGGCCCGCCGAAGACCAGCCGGAACACGGTGCCGGCCGCTGGGAAGGCCAGGCCCCGGAGGTCGATGGCCGGGTCGTGATCGAAGGTGGCGCCGCCTGGCCCGCCGGCACTTTCCTCGAAGTGGAAATCACGGGCGCCGCTCCCTGGGAGCTGTGGGCCCGGCCAGTGGCCGGCACAGGCGAGGCATGA
- the asnS gene encoding asparagine--tRNA ligase produces the protein MSAPRVLIRHLARHVDQEVLIAGWVTHLRSKGKIAFLVLRDGTGQCQAVASVRDVDPQTFEQITRCGHESSVKVSGVVRADSRAPGGFELGVKSFEVVTQTEDYPIGRKEHGTEFLLDHRHLWLRHRGPWAVLRVRDEVVKAIRDFFYDREFVLIDSPILTPAACEGTSTLFKTDYFGDSAYLSQSGQLYLEPACQAFSKVYCFGPTFRAEKSKTRRHLTEFWMVEPEMAWAGLDETMQLAEALVAYVVGRVLERRSEELAILERDTSRLEAIVPPFPRLSYDEAAAILTRPENVERARQAGAPPFEPGSDLGALDETMLAEGHDRPLMIHRYPAEVKAFYMEPDPDDPSRALCVDVLAPEGYGEIIGGSVRIHDAGLLAQRIADHGLPEESFRWFMDVRRFGGVPHAGFGMGVERVVAWICGIHHAREAIPYPRTLQRLYP, from the coding sequence GTGTCCGCTCCGAGGGTCTTGATCCGGCATCTGGCCCGGCACGTGGACCAGGAGGTGCTGATCGCCGGCTGGGTGACCCACCTCCGTTCCAAGGGCAAGATCGCCTTCCTGGTCCTGCGGGATGGGACCGGCCAGTGCCAGGCCGTCGCCTCGGTACGGGACGTCGACCCGCAGACCTTCGAGCAGATCACCCGCTGCGGCCACGAGTCATCGGTCAAGGTTTCCGGCGTGGTGCGCGCCGACAGTCGTGCGCCCGGTGGCTTCGAGCTGGGAGTCAAGAGCTTCGAGGTGGTCACCCAGACCGAGGACTACCCCATCGGACGCAAGGAACACGGCACCGAGTTCCTCCTCGATCATCGGCACCTCTGGCTGCGCCATCGGGGTCCTTGGGCCGTGCTGCGCGTACGGGACGAAGTGGTCAAGGCGATCCGCGACTTCTTCTACGACCGGGAGTTTGTGCTGATCGACTCGCCGATCCTCACGCCGGCCGCCTGCGAGGGCACCAGCACGCTGTTCAAGACCGACTACTTCGGTGACAGCGCCTACCTCTCCCAGTCCGGCCAGCTCTACCTCGAACCGGCCTGCCAGGCCTTCTCCAAGGTTTATTGCTTCGGCCCCACTTTCCGCGCCGAAAAATCCAAGACCCGTCGGCATCTGACCGAGTTCTGGATGGTCGAACCGGAGATGGCCTGGGCCGGGCTCGACGAGACGATGCAGCTCGCCGAGGCACTGGTCGCCTACGTGGTCGGCCGCGTACTCGAGCGGCGGAGCGAGGAGCTGGCCATCCTCGAACGGGACACCAGCAGGCTCGAAGCCATCGTGCCCCCCTTTCCCCGGCTCAGCTACGACGAGGCCGCCGCGATCCTCACCCGCCCCGAAAACGTCGAACGGGCCCGACAGGCCGGCGCCCCGCCCTTTGAACCGGGCTCGGATCTGGGCGCTCTGGACGAGACGATGCTCGCCGAGGGCCATGACCGCCCCCTGATGATCCACCGCTACCCGGCGGAGGTGAAAGCCTTCTACATGGAACCGGACCCGGACGACCCGTCCCGGGCCCTGTGCGTGGATGTGCTCGCCCCCGAGGGCTACGGCGAGATCATCGGCGGCAGCGTGAGGATCCACGACGCCGGGTTGCTGGCGCAGCGTATTGCCGACCACGGCCTGCCCGAGGAGTCCTTCCGCTGGTTCATGGACGTGCGGCGCTTCGGAGGCGTGCCCCACGCCGGTTTCGGGATGGGTGTCGAGCGGGTGGTGGCCTGGATCTGCGGGATCCACCACGCCCGCGAGGCCATCCCCTACCCCCGGACCCTGCAACGGTTGTATCCGTGA